The Arachis hypogaea cultivar Tifrunner chromosome 16, arahy.Tifrunner.gnm2.J5K5, whole genome shotgun sequence genome contains a region encoding:
- the LOC112758561 gene encoding non-specific lipid transfer protein GPI-anchored 15: MNSMAASRRVIEMLLCMSLLVMMRITTMAQQTQQYPETSTSSSCSNVLLSLSPCLDYITGSASTPSSGCCSQLAYVVGSQPQCLCEVVNGGASSIAATLNINQTQALGLPNACRLQTPPITICSAVTGSVSPPAGVYYAPNIPNSPAAGIGSTIISSTNGGVGGGSFHWNSSSTAKLPSLLLVMFFFATTLSLTFAFTTIT; this comes from the exons ATGAATTCAATGGCGGCATCAAGAAGGGTGATTGAGATGCTGCTTTGTATGTCCTTGTTGGTGATGATGAGAATAACAACAATGGCACAACAAACACAACAATATCCTGAGACTAGTACTTCTTCAAGTTGCAGCAATGTTCTGCTAAGTCTTTCTCCGTGCCTAGATTACATAACAGGAAGTGCTTCAACACCATCATCTGGTTGTTGTTCACAACTTGCATATGTGGTGGGGTCACAGCCACAGTGCCTGTGTGAAGTTGTTAATGGTGGTGCTTCTTCAATTGCTGCCACCCTCAACATCAATCAGACTCAGGCTTTGGGCCTTCCTAATGCCTGCAGATTACAAACTCCTCCAATTACCATCTGCAGTGCTGTTACTG GATCTGTTTCTCCGCCGGCAGGTGTTTATTATGCGCCCAACATTCCAAATTCACCTGCAGCAG GGATTggatcaacaattatttcatcaACGAACGGTGGAGTTGGCGGTGGTTCATTTCACTGGAATTCAAGTTCCACAGCTAAATTACCTTCTTTGCTGCTTGTCATGTTTTTCTTTGCAACGACTTTGTCTTTGACTTTCGCCTTCACGACCATTACCTAG
- the LOC112754433 gene encoding uncharacterized protein, which translates to MEETEAEAEVESNRDNVEVAPALIAVHPEQTSVAVAVGPDLRVFDLLAGSAASLVDECGAPFHKDSIRAIRFGSRGKLFVSAGDDKTVKIWSTESWRCVCTVSSEKRVSAVAISEDGCHVCFADKFGVVWVVDVAGSHEHVALGDRKPTPLLSHYCSIIPSLEFSPDGRFILSADRDSKIRVTNFPKKPLNGAHEIQSFCLGHTEFVSCLAFVHARECPQGLLVSGSGDSTVRLWDISSGVLLDTCEVAAKAGLLESNGEAEEHGHAVTDLCTTISGLLIAVAIQSLQGLVLLSCDVSAQTLSVSKVVSIAGEAFVPTCLGFSPAEGKLWMVTGVSSLPACNYPPLSRVRVISAIDAEQEPVVLGDDEIPGGEKLLETLQGSASVDESAFLAAAEAVKTAMRNLLIKKQYPADNRESRKKTRNDRKLKM; encoded by the exons ATGgaagaaacagaagcagaagcagaagtagAATCAAACCGAGACAACGTTGAAGTAGCTCCGGCGCTAATCGCGGTTCACCCGGAACAAACCTCCGTCGCCGTCGCCGTTGGACCCGACCTCCGTGTCTTCGACCTCCT TGCTGGTTCCGCTGCTTCTCTAGTCGACGAGTGCGGTGCACCCTTCCACAAGGACTCAATCAGAGCTATCAGATTTGGCTCCAGAGGGAAGCTCTTCGTGTCCGCCGGCGACGACAAAACTGTCAAGATTTGGTCCACGGAATCGTGGCGCTGCGTCTGCACGGTGTCGTCGGAGAAGAGGGTGAGTGCGGTTGCGATAAGTGAGGACGGTTGCCACGTGTGTTTCGCTGACAAGTTCGGTGTTGTGTGGGTTGTGGACGTGGCTGGGTCCCATGAACACGTGGCATTAGGTGATAGGAAACCGACGCCGCTTCTTTCTCACTATTGCAGTATCATCCCTAGCTTG GAATTTTCCCCTGATGGCAGGTTTATTTTAAGTGCTGATCGGGATTCTAAAATTCGG GTTACTAATTTTCCCAAGAAGCCGTTGAATGGAGCTCACGAGATACAAAGTTTCTGCCTTGGTCATACAGA GTTTGTATCCTGCCTTGCCTTTGTTCATGCTCGGGAATGCCCTCAAGGCCTTCTTGTCTCTGGCAGTGGTGATTCAACG GTTCGATTGTGGGATATCTCCTCTGGGGTGCTCCTAGATACTTGTGAGGTTGCTGCTAAG GCAGGACTTCTAGAGTCTAATGGTGAAGCAGAGGAGCATGGCCATGCTGTTACTGATTTGTGCACCACCATCAGTGGTTTGCTTATTGCTGTGGCCATTCAAAG CTTGCAAGGACTAGTATTGTTGAGCTGTGATGTTTCTGCACAAACACTTTCTGTTTCCAAG GTGGTTTCTATTGCGGGAGAGGCCTTTGTTCCTACCTGCTTGGGGTTCAGCCCCGCCGAAGGGAAATTGTGGATGGTAACTGGTGTTTCTAGTTTACCTGCTTGTAACTACCCGCCGTTGTCTCGCGTGCGAGTAATCTCTGCTATTGATGCTGAGCAAGAGCCAGTAGTTTTGGGAGATGATGAGATACCTGGTGGAGAGAAGCTGCTAGAAACGTTGCAAGGAAGTGCTTCTGTTGATGAGAGTGCTTTCTTGGCTGCAGCTGAAGCTGTCAAAACAGCAATGCGCAACCTATTGATTAAAAAGCAATACCCTGCAGATAATAGAGAATCTAGGAAGAAAACTAGAAATGATAGAAAACTGAAAATGTGA
- the LOC112754434 gene encoding F-box/kelch-repeat protein SKIP30: MAGLIEGLPDAVAIRCLARVPFYLHPKLEVVCRSWQAAVRSPELFKARQEVGSSEELLCVCAFDPENVWQLYDPLRDLWITLPVLPSKIRHLSHFGAVSTAGKLFVIGGGSDAVDPLTGDQDGCFATDEVWSYDPVVRQWAPRASMLVPRSMFACCVLNGKIVVAGGFTSCRKSISQAEMYDPEKDVWIPMADLHRTHNSACSGVVIGGKVHVLHKDMSTVQVLDNAGPGWIVEECGWLQGPMAVVQDALYVISHGFIFKQDKEGRKVVGSASEFRRRIGFAMIGVVDDLYVIGGFIGPDRWDWDIKPLSDVDILTLGSERPNWRQAAPMTRCRGTILGCTLLRI; the protein is encoded by the coding sequence ATGGCTGGACTTATTGAAGGACTCCCTGATGCTGTTGCAATAAGGTGCCTTGCTCGGGTTCCCTTCTACCTCCATCCGAAGTTAGAGGTTGTCTGCCGTTCTTGGCAAGCAGCTGTTCGTAGCCCTGAACTATTTAAAGCTCGGCAGGAGGTTGGTTCATCAGAGGAGTTGTTATGTGTCTGTGCTTTTGACCCAGAGAATGTGTGGCAGCTGTATGACCCTCTACGAGATCTGTGGATTACACTTCCGGTTCTTCCCTCAAAAATAAGGCATCTTTCGCACTTTGGTGCTGTTTCCACTGCTGGAAAGTTGTTTGTGATTGGCGGTGGCAGTGACGCAGTTGATCCCTTGACTGGTGACCAAGACGGCTGTTTTGCAACAGATGAAGTCTGGTCATATGATCCGGTAGTCCGGCAGTGGGCCCCTCGAGCATCAATGCTGGTTCCGCGCTCTATGTTTGCATGCTGTGTTTTGAATGGGAAAATTGTTGTGGCTGGGGGCTTCACCAGCTGCCGAAAATCAATATCTCAAGCAGAAATGTATGACCCTGAGAAGGATGTATGGATTCCAATGGCTGATCTTCATCGCACCCACAATTCAGCCTGTTCAGGAGTAGTGATAGGTGGAAAGGTGCATGTGCTGCACAAGGACATGTCAACAGTTCAAGTTTTAGACAATGCGGGGCCTGGATGGATTGTTGAGGAATGCGGGTGGCTCCAAGGTCCTATGGCGGTTGTTCAAGATGCACTTTATGTGATTAGCCATGGATTCATCTTCAAGCAGGACAAAGAAGGGAGAAAGGTGGTAGGTTCAGCTTCCGAGTTCCGAAGGAGAATTGGGTTTGCAATGATAGGGGTGGTTGATGATCTATACGTGATTGGAGGCTTCATTGGCCCTGACAGATGGGACTGGGACATTAAGCCATTATCAGATGTCGATATTCTCACACTTGGGAGTGAGAGACCAAATTGGCGTCAGGCAGCTCCAATGACAAGATGTCGTGGTACTATTCTTGGTTGTACACTGCTGAGAATTTAG